A region of Asticcacaulis excentricus DNA encodes the following proteins:
- a CDS encoding NifU family protein yields the protein MFIQTEATPNPDVLKFIPGREVLGKGSLEFRTETEAEKSPLALSLFQIDGVAGVYFGSDFLTVKRDPEAGLIWAQIKAPILAAIMDFYASGRAILNEEGAANERTYEGEVAQIVLEIKDLLDTRVRPAVAQDGGDIEFEHFDIESGTLYLHMRGACSGCPSSSATLRQGVESLMKHYVPEVKTIEQVL from the coding sequence ATGTTTATCCAGACCGAAGCCACACCCAATCCCGATGTATTGAAATTCATCCCCGGCCGTGAGGTTCTGGGTAAAGGGTCGCTGGAGTTCCGCACGGAAACCGAGGCGGAAAAATCGCCGCTAGCCCTGTCGCTGTTTCAGATTGACGGCGTGGCGGGCGTCTATTTCGGCTCTGACTTCCTGACCGTAAAGCGTGACCCGGAGGCCGGTCTGATTTGGGCACAGATCAAGGCCCCGATTTTGGCCGCCATCATGGATTTCTATGCCTCGGGCCGTGCGATCCTCAATGAAGAGGGTGCCGCCAATGAGCGCACCTATGAGGGGGAAGTGGCGCAAATCGTTCTGGAAATCAAAGACCTGCTGGATACGCGCGTGCGTCCGGCGGTGGCTCAGGACGGCGGCGACATCGAATTTGAACATTTCGACATCGAGTCGGGCACGCTTTATTTGCATATGCGCGGGGCCTGCTCGGGCTGCCCGTCCTCATCGGCCACCCTGCGTCAGGGCGTGGAATCCCTGATGAAACACTATGTGCCGGAAGTCAAAACCATCGAGCAGGTCCTGTAA
- the tsaB gene encoding tRNA (adenosine(37)-N6)-threonylcarbamoyltransferase complex dimerization subunit type 1 TsaB — protein MALALVIDTALNACQIGLFSHKDGSVSEVVALREYMTRGHQEFIGPAALHCFEKTGINIRDIDILGVTLGPGSFTGLRVGLSFAKGMASGLGISLRGFSTLELMGRAANFDNQRRLVAHDAGRGQLYCQRLDADNTVSPPESYDFVKLDEIDMGNGWDWLIGSGAPLLAERFPQAQIAADVLPDLRAMATLCFASTTAYDDLTPLYMRDADAKVSDKSVVNFS, from the coding sequence GTGGCGCTGGCCTTAGTCATAGATACAGCGCTAAATGCCTGTCAGATTGGGCTTTTTTCGCATAAAGACGGGTCCGTCTCTGAGGTGGTGGCACTTAGGGAATACATGACGCGCGGGCATCAGGAATTCATTGGTCCCGCCGCTCTGCACTGTTTCGAAAAAACTGGAATTAATATACGCGACATCGATATTTTGGGCGTGACCTTGGGGCCTGGGTCGTTCACTGGCCTGCGTGTCGGTCTGTCTTTTGCTAAGGGTATGGCGTCGGGACTGGGCATCAGTTTGCGTGGATTTTCGACGCTGGAGCTGATGGGGCGGGCAGCGAATTTTGATAATCAGAGACGATTGGTGGCGCACGATGCCGGACGCGGTCAGCTCTATTGTCAGCGCCTTGACGCCGATAACACGGTTTCACCGCCTGAGTCGTATGATTTTGTAAAATTAGATGAAATTGACATGGGTAACGGCTGGGACTGGCTGATCGGGTCGGGGGCACCGCTTCTGGCCGAACGCTTCCCGCAGGCACAGATTGCCGCGGATGTCCTCCCTGATCTGAGGGCGATGGCGACCCTGTGTTTTGCTTCAACCACCGCCTATGACGACCTGACACCGCTCTATATGCGCGACGCGGATGCCAAGGTTTCAGACAAGTCGGTGGTCAATTTCTCCTGA
- the rimI gene encoding ribosomal protein S18-alanine N-acetyltransferase produces the protein MNNILQIEEFDPRLVEIHAQTFDFGWNDSDFSEYLKSEKYTAFGMYEGERLQAFVLISVVVDEAEILTIATDPTAQRRGHARALLQHLIAHLAHKNIRSLFLEVAVDNPAAIALYEGLGFRQVGRRPLYYSRRGGVLVDALILSLAV, from the coding sequence ATGAATAATATTCTCCAAATCGAAGAATTTGACCCGCGATTGGTAGAAATCCACGCGCAGACCTTCGATTTTGGCTGGAATGATTCCGATTTCTCGGAATATCTGAAAAGCGAAAAATACACGGCTTTTGGCATGTACGAGGGGGAGCGGCTTCAGGCCTTCGTGCTGATCTCGGTGGTCGTCGATGAAGCTGAAATCCTGACCATCGCGACTGATCCGACCGCCCAAAGACGTGGCCATGCGCGCGCCCTGTTGCAGCACCTGATCGCGCATCTGGCGCATAAAAATATCCGCAGCCTGTTCCTCGAAGTGGCCGTCGATAACCCTGCCGCCATCGCCCTTTACGAGGGTCTGGGCTTCCGTCAGGTCGGCCGTCGCCCGCTTTATTACAGTCGGCGCGGTGGCGTGCTGGTGGACGCCCTTATTCTCAGTCTTGCGGTTTGA
- a CDS encoding Fur family transcriptional regulator: MDRIEQQCVEKGMRMTDQRRVVARVLSQATDHPDVEELYRRAAAVDPHISLATVYRTVRLFEEAGVVERHDFGDGRSRYEQAGEDHHDHLINIKSGEVIEFFDEEIEKLKTALAEKLGYKLVGHKLELYGVPLDDK; this comes from the coding sequence ATGGACCGTATCGAACAGCAATGCGTCGAAAAAGGTATGCGCATGACCGATCAGCGCCGGGTCGTCGCCCGTGTGCTGTCTCAGGCTACGGATCACCCGGACGTCGAAGAACTGTACCGCCGTGCCGCTGCCGTCGATCCGCATATTTCGCTGGCCACCGTCTATCGCACGGTGCGTTTGTTCGAAGAGGCCGGCGTGGTCGAACGCCACGATTTCGGCGATGGCCGTTCGCGCTATGAGCAGGCGGGCGAAGACCACCACGACCACCTGATCAATATCAAATCGGGCGAAGTGATCGAATTTTTCGACGAAGAGATCGAGAAGCTGAAAACCGCTCTGGCGGAAAAGCTGGGCTATAAGCTGGTCGGTCATAAGCTGGAACTGTATGGCGTGCCGCTCGACGACAAGTGA